A single window of Candidatus Schekmanbacteria bacterium DNA harbors:
- a CDS encoding zinc ribbon domain-containing protein codes for MPIYEYQCDDCGFKFEVFKKINENGNEVCPECNSKKVNRLISPGGFILKGSGWYITDYPSESRKKAMEAEKKAASSSSSDNSNKKESKKSDK; via the coding sequence ATGCCCATTTATGAGTACCAATGTGACGACTGCGGGTTCAAATTTGAGGTCTTCAAAAAAATAAATGAAAATGGTAATGAAGTTTGTCCTGAATGCAATTCTAAAAAGGTAAATCGTCTAATATCACCGGGTGGATTTATTCTTAAAGGTTCCGGATGGTATATAACAGACTATCCTTCCGAATCACGAAAGAAGGCAATGGAAGCAGAGAAAAAAGCCGCAAGCTCTTCCTCCTCTGATAATTCGAATAAAAAGGAATCAAAAAAATCAGATAAATAG
- a CDS encoding branched-chain amino acid transaminase, with amino-acid sequence MEKAKKIWMDGKFVDWDDAKIHLLTNTFNYGLGVFEGIRCYNTKKGPAIFRLDDHLDRLYNSAKIASIEPNFSKKDMRKAIIETIKVNKLKECYIKPIIYYGYGEIGLYPKNNPVNSAISVYPWGAYLGKEGLENGIRVKISSFQRQFINSAMTKAKICGNYANSQLAKIEALENGYDEALLLDTEGRVAEGSGENIFIIKNGIIFTPPTLTILNGITRDSVIQIARSKKYKVEETNLTRDDVYTADEAFFTGTAAELTPIREIDKRHIGNGKAGVITKKLQKAFFEVVKGNNNHFSKWLTYIR; translated from the coding sequence ATGGAAAAAGCAAAAAAGATTTGGATGGACGGCAAATTTGTAGATTGGGATGATGCAAAAATACATCTATTAACAAACACCTTCAACTATGGGCTTGGGGTTTTTGAAGGTATAAGATGTTACAACACTAAAAAAGGCCCTGCAATTTTCAGACTCGATGACCATTTAGACCGTTTATATAATTCGGCAAAAATAGCTTCAATTGAACCAAATTTCTCAAAAAAAGATATGAGAAAAGCTATTATAGAGACCATTAAAGTAAATAAACTTAAAGAATGTTATATAAAACCAATAATTTATTATGGTTATGGAGAAATCGGTTTATATCCAAAAAATAATCCTGTCAATTCCGCAATCTCTGTCTATCCATGGGGTGCCTACTTAGGTAAGGAAGGATTAGAAAATGGAATCAGAGTAAAGATATCTTCCTTTCAGCGGCAATTTATAAATTCTGCAATGACAAAAGCAAAAATATGTGGAAACTATGCCAATTCACAATTGGCAAAGATTGAGGCATTAGAAAACGGCTATGATGAAGCTCTCCTTTTGGACACTGAGGGAAGGGTGGCCGAAGGGTCAGGTGAAAACATCTTCATAATCAAAAATGGCATCATATTTACACCTCCAACACTTACCATTTTGAATGGAATTACAAGAGACAGCGTAATTCAGATAGCGCGAAGCAAAAAATACAAGGTTGAAGAAACAAATCTCACAAGAGATGATGTCTATACTGCAGATGAAGCATTTTTTACGGGCACTGCCGCTGAATTGACTCCAATTAGAGAAATCGACAAACGGCATATTGGCAATGGGAAAGCAGGTGTAATTACAAAGAAACTTCAGAAAGCATTCTTTGAAGTAGTGAAAGGTAATAACAACCATTTCTCGAAATGGCTGACATATATCAGATAA